The following DNA comes from Papaver somniferum cultivar HN1 unplaced genomic scaffold, ASM357369v1 unplaced-scaffold_99, whole genome shotgun sequence.
CAGTGAAGCACATATAGGTCCTTGGGTACTCATAGGTGACTTAAATTTTCATCTTCTGGATGAGATTAATAATACATCTTCTTCATCTGATGGGTTAGTAAATAGTATCATAAATTCTTGTGGTCTTGAGGACATAGGCTTTGTTGGAAAAGATTATACCTGGACTAGTAATAATCTTGGTACTGGCATGAGAAGATCTAAAATTGACATGGCTTTAGGAAATGGTGATTGGAGTTTAAATTTCCCTCATTCTAAACTTATTCATCTTACTCAAGTAGGTAGTGATCACAACCCAATCATGTTAGTCAGTGATGTTGCAATCCAAAAATGTTGGAAAccttttaatttttttctaaCTTGGTTAATTGATGAAACTTGCTCTTCTTTTATTGAGAGTGCTTGGAAAATAAAGGTATCTAGGTCTCCTGGTTATCAATTAGTTGAAAGATTTCAGTCTACAAGAAAAGAATTTTCCGTATGGAATATAACTCATTTTGGTAATGTTAATTCAAGAGTTTAAGAGATTCAAAAGGAGCTTGATAATCTACAGGCACTACCCCCATCTGATAAAAATCACAACAAGATTCCTAGCATCAACAAATATCTCAAAAAATGGCACAAAAGCAAAATTGACTTCTATAAACAAAAATCCAGGGATCCTTTCGTTAAAGGTATGGATAACAACATAAAATACTTCCACACCAAGACCAACAAGAATAGAGCTAAAAACAGTATTGATTCCATTCAAGATCACAACAACAACTGGGTGCACACAAGAGAAGAGATTTCACAACATCTAACCTCTCATTTCAAGGATATAAGTACTTCCGTATCTCCTAACCTGGATAAAAGTCTTTTTTTTGCTTCTTCCCACCATAATCAGAAAAGTGAACAGTATAATTATTACTAGTATTCCTTCTCATCAAGAGATACATGATACTCTAAAAGGCATGGAGAATTGGAGTGGACCAGGGTTATAAGGTTTCCAAGCAAGGTTTTCTAAAAGTCAGTGGTCTATTATTGGTGAAGATGTATGTCAAATGGTTATAAGATTTTTTGAAACTACACACATCTTGAAGCAAATTAACAAAACCTACATCTCACTCATTCCTAAGAAGAATAAGTCCACATGTGCTGCAGATTACAGGACAATTAGGTTATGCAATACTTCATACAAAATTATCTCCAAAATAATTGTAAACAGACTGAAGCTTATTATGGACAAAATTATATCCCCATATCAAGATGCTTATGTTTCTCGAAGATTAATAAGTGACAACACAGTCATTTCTCAAGAAATAATCCACTCAATGAAGAAAAAGAGAGGTCAGATGGTTGGACGGCATTAAAGCTTGACATGTCAAAGACTTTTGACAGGTTAGAATGAAACTTCTTGGTTAAGGTTCTAAAGTATTTTGGTTTTAATGATGATATTTGTGATCTTATATATCAATGTATTAACACAACATCTCTTTCTATTATGATAAATAGGTCCCCTTGTGAAGAATATTAACCTTTGTGATCTCATATATCAATGTATTAACAACACATCTCTTGCCGTTACGCTCAATGGCTCCTCTTATGAAGAATTTCAACCTACAATAGGCATTAGACAAGGTGATCATTTATCACCATATCTTTTCATTCTTGCTATGAAATTTCTTTCAAGACACCTTAGTTCTGCTCAACAAAACAACACCATCAAAGGTATTAAAGTGGATGCTAACTCTCCAGTCATCAAACATTTGctatttgcagatgactgcttgaTTTTCACTCAAGCAAATCTCACATCAGTTGATAATCTTTTGGAGCTTCTACATAATTTCAGTACTCAGTCAGGACATGTTATCAACTTTGATTAGCCTTTTGTGCAGTAGAATAACCAAACCAGAAGTTGTTGTAGCACTTACTCAAATCCTAGGTGTCAAGATCATGAATTCtaaggaaaaatatattggttttccTTTGCTTCTAGGTCATTAAAAACAAGAAGCATTCAAGGCTATTGAAAATAAATTTATGAACAAATATTCAACATGGTCCTCTTCATCTATTTCTCAAGATGGAAGGTCAACAATGATTAAGCATGTTCTAAATTCACTTCCAATTTATCATATGAGAATTTTAAACTCCATAATCAACTCATCAAAAAGCTAACAACCATGCAAAGGAAATTCTTTTGGGGTTATAAATCCAATAGAGGCACAAATCCACTATCATGGTAGAAAACTTGTAAGCCCAAATATTTTTGGGGCCTTGCCTTAGATCTAAAAATGCTTAATCTTGTTTTACTCACTAAACTGGCATGGAGATAATCAGATGCTCTCTGGAATCAGATTATGGGAAGCAAATACTTCAACAATGGTAACATTCTTCACCAAAATCTTAAATCTACCAATTGCTCTTATACTTGGAATGGTATTATCAAGGGTCTTCAAGTAGTCCAACAAAACTATTTCATGGAAGTTAATaatggaaaaaaaacaaaaatatggcTTGATAGATGGATACCTGGATGGACTATCCTCCACCACTAATCAGTGATCTTTACAGAAGACATTATGATATATATCaacacttcttctaaatcagccTTTTGATATATATCAACACTTCTCAAAAGATTCAGAACTTATTCCTTGATACTTCTAAAGAAGACATTATGATTTGGATGCCAGCCAAAGATGGGAAAAGCTCAGTTAAAAGTGCATATTATGAGCATCTCTGAGGTCATTGTAAATGGAAGAATTGTTTAAGGTAACGTATGGAAGACACTTTGGAGAAGCAGAACAACTCACAGGATTAAACTATTTACATGGAAATGCATACATGACATACATCCTACTAGGTCTAAGATGAGTTTTTATAATGAAAGCATTGAACCTCAGTGTGCCATATGTGGTAATAGTGAAGAAACCATAGAACATTTGGTATTCAGGTGTAGACATGCAAGAACAATTTGGAGGTTGGTTAATGTGGACACTGATGAAGTGCAAAGCAGGTGCAACAATGTATCTGTATAGGTGGAGAGTTGGTttgcaaacaacaacaacaataattatAATAAATGATTGTTTACTCTAATGATAGGTGCATGGATAATTTTGACAGATAGATGCGATGCAACTTTCCAGGGAGTCACCATGACCCTTTTAATTCAATGCATAAAATACATTATCATTTGCACTCCCATTACATGCTTCTAACATGAGCATGCATAATATGGATCGTCATTTGATCACTCAATGGCAACCTCACTTACAAGATATACTAAAATTTAATGTTGATGCTAGTTGTGATCATGAAACTAATGCACTTAGTAATGATATCGTTCTGCGTTCCCATGAAAGTAAGGTGTCATCAACAAAAATTTCGAACAATAATGTGCATCTATGTCAACTCAAATAGAGTACAATATTCTACAAAGGTGTAGACTAATCATAATTTTTAAATACAAGTTATGGATCCACAAAAAATAGCATCcataaggcctattcctatgcaacATGTAAAAAAATTTATTTGGCATGGCAAATGAGTTTCCCCATGATGGTAGATATGACAAATTTGATTAAAAACATATATTTAACTGTGTTGAGTAGGACCCTAATGAATAAAAAAATGTTTGTGTTTGAGTGGTGGGGTATTTACAAAAGATTTTGTATTATAATATATTCAGTGGGACCCTTTAGATATAAAAATGTATTAGAAAAGTGAAAAAATAGGAGAGAAGGagagattatatatatatattagataTGACCTGTGCCGTAATGGCCCGGGAAACGGATTTGATCAATCTATACAACAACACATTTATGGTTATCTGGCATGTCGTATGCTTGTGGTCGACTAAAAACACTGATCAATTTCTTAAAAAACGACAGTACTAAGTAAAATAAGTAAAATCATGTGTTTGGCATGAAGAAGAACTTGTTAGCAGACCTGAATATTACATGCCAATTACACGATTAGTTAGTCTTGGTGGTTTAATTGGTAACTTGTAATAACCCTGGGTGTTTGGAGCAGTGTATTGACCGATGAAGTTTATTTTCAGGTAACTATGACTCGTCCCATCAGTATGTTCTACAATCTTGCAATCCGAGATTACATTGTTAGCCAGAAACAACACCGGCAATCCCGTTAACATTcaagcaaaagaaaagaaatatctAATTTATCATTAGGGCATACACTAAATAGCTAAGCAACCCAACAAACTAATCATTCACGGGATTTCACACAGTTGATATGTTGTATAAAATTTTTTCAGCCGTACTAATTCCATGTCCGTTAATGATATTCTTATGAGAAAATCTGGCCTTTTACATTATTCACACAGTGTATTGTCTATGATAAAAAGCTCTGTTATGACTTGCAGGAAATATTAAACTGGTGGTTGCTTATTTGCAAGTTGTTTCTTAAAAAATTGTGTACCCTGAAAATACCACCCTTAAACAACAACTTAGAGACATCAAAAATACATCGATATTTGAACTTGGTAATCATGAAAATGAATGAGCAACCTGAAAACCTCCATGTTAATGCCAATATTTCCAGAGACCCAATACCCAGATTAGGGACTCTTCTAGTCATCCTGCATGTTTGGTAGTATAAGGACACCTTTCAGAGACCTGCAAATGGACATAGAAAAgaaaattgtatacacataaaAATATCAAAAGCTTGGAAACCTCCAAACGACTGCTTTAACTTAGACATTTCTATAATAACCAGAAAATTCAATAAAGCAAAGGACATCTGGGCTACATGGGGTCGTGCCATAGGGAATTCTAAAATTTAACTTTGTGATCGCTAAGCAACATGCTAGATACAATGCCATGACAGAAATTCAGTGAAAAATAATGCAAATGGAAGCTTCGTTAAGTATCCATTCAGTGACTCCTTCAAAGCACACACTTAGTATTTTCTCAAGTAACATTAAATAATTTCCTTACTATATTGTTGTTTGCCAGCGTCACCTCTAAAAAACTCTCATCATGTCGGGTACATAAATTTGAGTCAGTAAGTACATTTCTAAAGTGAAAGCTATAATAGGGGGGAAATGATATGTAATGGGATCACCTACAACTTTTACCATGCACTTGTTGCATCCCAAGTAATACCAACCTTTGTTAGTTATAACTCTGGTTGCACTTGCTTTGACAATAATTCGGTTCAGTGCCTGCACACATTGGTGATTACCCATATGTGACGTGAGCTATTCAACCATAGTTGGAAATATAAACACATGGAGTGGAAGTAATATGGATAGGTAGAAATGCACCTGTTATTTGGAGTCCCACTTGCATTCCAACAATTCTGAAATTGTTTTTGTGTTATCTGGCATAGTGAGGTTAACAACGTGTTACCTATTTCGATCAGGATGTGTTATTTATCGGGCTGGTGTTATTCAGCAATACCTGATATACATCCAGCTTAAACAATGAGAATTTACAATTGTCTGCATAGAAACCAAAAATTATAATCAGAGCATACATATCATACCTTTCTATCATGTCAAGAACCTCAGGAATGGCAAGGTTAAAAAAGACCTTAATTGCATTCGTGGAAGACAAAGAGTACTTGCCTGACCAAACAAACAGGGTCATAAATAATTGAAGTTGATAAGTAATGGACATTTAAAATGGGCATGCGCGATGAATAATACCCTGATATTTCAGGACATAAGTGGATGAGACGACGACAACCACGGGTGTGTCCTTCAGTGTCCAAGTTACGGTTTAGCTCAGTTGTGGCCTCACCCCATAGGGTTATCTACTTATCTTGACATTGTTACCGCTGGAAATGGAGAGGGTATAAGTGGAAAGTTAAACTCTGTACAGGTAAGCAGCGATTACATAGAGTTAAAGACGCAAAGCAAGAGAGTTGGTATATACAAACACCTCAGGTTTTGGAGAGTAAGGTCGCGCATCATGCAATGCTGACCATTGGGTCTCTTCATGTCTTGCAGATTTGTGAAACTAATTAGCACACCAATGAATCTGTAGAGGGGAAAAAAACGGGTAACACAGTGTAAGGAAAAAGTGGGAATATCTTAGGAGAGACTTTAATCAACAAATGAGTGGCTACACAACAATGATTACCCGCAAGGTATGTGTTTGCAGAATGCGGCTCCAGATCTTCAAATTGAGAAAAAGTGAACTTCTTTTTCATCAATAAATAGTGAATTTGTTCAGAGAATATACCCCCCAATGCGTAGCAACGGATCAAATTTCCAAATGACTTTCTTTGGGACAACACCATGCAGTTCATCAAGGATAGTGAATTTGTTCAGGGAATATACCCCCCAAATGCTTAGCAACGGATCGAATTTCCAAATGAGTTTCTTTGGGACAAAACCATGCAGTTCATCACCCTGATGACAATGGTATCATAAATCCAATCATGTCAAAcgtctgaaaattcacaatacaTAGGTGACAGATAAACTACTTTGGATACTTACATTGTCATCAAGCACGAAAACATCCAGGCTGGTGACCTATAGTTGGTCCCCATGAAATTCATTCCATTTTCTTGAGATTCAAATGCGAGTCATCCATTTTGTGCCTGACCAAACAAACAGGGTCATAAATAATTGAAGTTGATAAGTAGTGGACATTTAAAATGAGCATGTGCGATGAATAATACCTTGATATTTCAGGACATAAATGGATGAGACGACGACAACCACGGGTGTGTCCTTTATTCCTTTAGTGTCCAAGTTACGGTTTAGCTCAGTTGTGGCCTCACCCCATAGGGTTATCTACTTATATTGACATTGTTCCCGCTGGAAATGGAGAGGGTGTAAGTGGAAAGTTAGACTATGTACAGGTAAGCAACGATTACGTAGAGTTAAAGATGCAAAGCAAGAGAGTTGGTATATACAAACACCTCAGGTTTTGGAGAGTAAGGTCGCGCATCATGCAATGCTGACCATTGGGTCTCTTCATGTCTTGCAGATTTGTGAAACTGATTAGTACACTAACAACATCTGTAGAGGGGAAAAAAGGGTAACACAGTGTAAGGAAAAAGTGGGAATATCTTAGGAGAGACTTTAATCAACAATGAGTGGCTACACAACAATGATTACCCGCAAGGTATGTGTTTGCAAAATGCGACTCCAAATCTTCAAATTGAGTAAACGTGAACTTCTTTTTCATCAAGGATAGTGAATTTGTTCATGGAATATACCCCCCAATGCGTAGCAACAGATCAAATTTCCAAATTACTTTCTTTGGGACAACACCATGCAGTTCATCAAGGACAGTGAATTTGTTCAGGGAATATACTCCCCAATGCTTAGCAACGAATCAAATTTCCAAATGAGTTTCTTTGGGACAACACCATGCAGTTCATCACCCTGATGACAATGGTATCATAAATCCAATCATGTCAAACGTCTGAAAATTCACAGTACATGGGTGACAGATAAACTACTTTGGATACTTACATTGTCATCAAGCATGAAGACATCCAGGCTGGTGACCTATAGTTGGTCCCCATGAAATTCATTCCATTTTCTTGAGATTCAAATGCGAGTCATCCATTTTGTGCCTTTTTCGGCCTCGCCAATATGGGAAAAAGTTTTGTAGGTGGTTGCGGGACTTTTTGAAGGATTATTGACAATCTGGGAACCCATTTGAAAAACGTGATGGGTATGGACTGCCAAAAATTGGAACCAATTTACTCAGCAAAATTAACTTCaatgatatgaaatcaaaaatagaTGAGTCTTTTTAGAGTTATGGGTACAACCTTAAGTGTTGATATAGTACCTAATTTTGCAGCAATCACCTATTTACAGATTTCCTAATCTACACAGGAATCAACAAAGtccagaaaccaaaaaaaaaaaatcaattgaataCAACAATGGAAATCTAAAAATACAATTGAATTACCTAAGACGTAGGAACTCTGATGATTTTCTCAATAAAAAGAAACGCAACCTACAATAGAACAATAAAAATCTTATTAAAACCCAAAGCAAATCAAACTATCACTGAAAGAATCGAATAAAAAAGAACAGGCCATTACCTGGTAGTGTTGAGAGAGCATGTGACTGAAACTGGGCAAGATGATGACCTTGTCTGGGGTTTAAGTGGTGCAACATTTGAAAGGATACTACTGCATGAAACGTTTGAAGTTATTACTGAAAAATCAATTTCGTATTCGTAACTGAAAAGCAGATCCGTAAGTGAAGAGGATAATACGATGGGTAGATTATTATTAGATATAACTCAACTATTAGCGCAGATTAATAAGACCTAAATTGCTGTTGATATTAATGGGAATGATAACGGAGGAAGCTGGACAGTCGGATGTGGGCTTGATAGATGGGTTGATTCTTAGCCGCGATTTGTCTCTCAACTTTGAGAGCAAATGGTGACCATGGATCTCACTAAATGACTCACCCACAACCATCGAATTTTacaaaaaccatttgtttttgtaagatagatataTAAAATTACTCGGAGATAAAGTGACTATCGCTGGAGATGGAAAGACCATCGCTCGATGAAAAGACCATCGAGTGATGGAGtctctatcgctcgctggaaactccatcgtgtatgcctatatgttattcctgacatataggcatatgaatttggcatacccataatggGTATGCATATATGGAAAAATCTGATGTTTGCCATATGCATAGCAATAGGCCGAACGCCATATACAATATCCATTGGTGTGCAATCTTATTCTAACAGCAGCAGCCTAGAGCGTGCTTCTTCACCCAAATTCATGCCAGTCCTTCCTGTTGAAGGTACGGCTGTTTTGTTCTTTCCATGAGACCCAACAAACTGCAGCAGGTATGAGACCAGCAAACAACTAGATCAAAAAATGATTCAGGGAATACCCAAAACCAGTCCTTGGTGTAATgtaagagaaaaccaaacttcTCTTGCTACTTTACAGTGTAAAAGAAAGTGGCTAACCGATTCTTCGTTATTGCCACACATGATTATGACTTACGAATTTCAATACCCTTCCTAATCAGCAAATCTTTGGTATCTAGACAGATAATGCTACGTTGACCGGGAGAATCTACCGGGATTCTCCCGTGTCTCACGCAAAAGAGGAGCCCGGGGACCCACGGGGAGCCCGGATATTTGGTGTGAGTCATGGGAGAATCCGCGTAGATTTTCCCGGTCATTGTATCATTACTGTATCTAGACGCTTTAaccacaaaaataaaataaaacttaacCTTCTGAGAAATTTGTAGGGAACTGTCTTTCCGGCGTTTCCGCAACCACTGCTGTAAGAGAAGAATACAAAGACTTGACTGAATACAACCCATCAGCAGCAAGCTTCACTTCACTACTAGTACAATCGAAGCAGAATCTTGCTTTAGCCTTCCATAAGGTGAGTTTTCCTTGTTTCTCTTTTGGGTTTCATTTAAGGTTACATGGTCCATTTTTAGGTGAATGTCAATTTCTCAACTCTAATTTGAACTTGTTCATACTACTTCGTGTAGTAATCAGAAAATTTTCCGAGTAACTGAACTACTTTTTCATCTACTTGTAGTATGGTTTTATTGATTTCTAAGGGGAATTTCTTCAGGAATGTCTACGACAATATCACTAGGTTTGTTGATGGGTTTAGTTGGATATGCTTATCGAGCAATTCAACCTCCCCCGCCAAAGATTTGTGGCTCTTCAAATGGACCACCTATTTCAGCATCTAGAGTAAAGCTCAGTGATGGAAGACATTTAGCCTACAAAGAACATGGAGTTCCAAAAGATGAAGCCAAGTATAAGATTGCTTACATTCATGGGTTCGATTCGTACAGACTTAATACCATACCCCTATCTCCAGTACTTTTCTGTTCTTCCAGTTTCgtattttagtttttgtttttagatcttTTGATGGTTGATTTATTAGTTCGATTGGTAATTGCAGGAACTTGCTGAAGAACTTGGGATATATATGGTGTCATTTGACAGACCTGGGTATGGAGAGAGTGATCCAAATCCGAAACGAACTGAGAAGGGTATTGCATTAGATGTAGAAGAGCTTGCTGATCAGTTGAATCTAGGGAACAAATTCTATGTACTTGGATTTTCAATGGGAGGTCAGGCGACATGGGGATGCCTCAAATACATCCCTCACCGGTATAGTTCACTCATTAATTTTGTAAACTTAACTGTTAGTTTATGACGCTTGATATTTAGAAGTAGAGCAGTGTACTTGAACTGGGAAGATATAATGATACGTTAGTATAACTAGTAGAATATTGGATTTCTGATAACTTGGTAAAACTCATGAATCAAACATTTCTGGGCTGTTTTTTGTGCAAATGAGTAGTAAGTCGGTATAGATAAAGTTCGATTTCACAAGTTCTTATATTGTTCTGTACCTACATGTGGATATCTTCTGTTATTAGCGTCTGTCTAAGTTGGATCTTTCTCAAGTGAGAACCCTGGAGTACTCGCAGGTTAGCAGGAGCTACACTAGTCGCTCCAGTTATCAATTACTGGTGGCCTGGGTTTCCTGCCGATTTGTCTAAAGAAGCGTATCAGAAGCAGTTTCTACAAGACCAATGGACGCTTCGAGTGGCTCATTACACCCCATTCCTCACCTACTGGTGGAACACTCAGAAATTGTTCCCTGCTTCAAGTGTGGCATCCAAAGCCCCTGGGATTTTTTCTGCTCAAGATCTAGAGCTCCTTCCCAAGATTCCTCCGGTAGATAAGGTATGTGCTTTCTTCAAAACCTTGTAATGATTTGTTTCTGCTCTAAAGCCCAGCCAACTAAGTTGATCAAATGCCAAATTGGAGCGTGTATCCTTCAGTAAGCTCCTGGAATATCAGGCTATAATTTTAACTATTTGCTTTCAAGTAATTGCTCTCTTGCATCCTTGGGCACCAATAAGGCAGCAAGGTGAATTCGAATCACTTTACCATGACCTTAATGTTGGTTTTGGAAAATGGGAATTTGATCCAATGgatcttgaaaatccatttgccGACAGTGAAGGCGCAGTCCACTTGTGGCATGGAGATGAAGATTTGTTAGTGCCTGTTAGTCTGCAACGCTACATTGTAGGAAAGCTCCCATGGATTCAGTATCACGAATTGAAAGGTGCAGGACACTTGTTCCCTTATGCTGACGGTGTGAATGATGCCATCATAAAGTCACTTGTACTTGGAAAAAAGTAATAGGCTAAGTGAACTCTTCCTGTTAGTTGAGGGTGCATTTCATTTCAGCAAAATGGTATCCAAAAAAATATAAAGTAACTAATGTAAGATAAAATGATTACACACATACCATTCTCTTTCTTACAGTTAGGTTGTGCCTGTATTTGTATGTGGTGATAGGGACGGAATGAGTAACAAATTGAGGAGAGAattcttttgttttgcttttTACATTTGTTTTTGCTTCTGTTTCTGTCATTCTAGATCGACTTATGTCCACAGTGGTGTGTGCCAGTATCGTACAAGCTAAATCTATATATTATATTCATCTTTAGCAGATGGTTTGCTCGTGTGGG
Coding sequences within:
- the LOC113346296 gene encoding uncharacterized protein LOC113346296 isoform X1, yielding MSTTISLGLLMGLVGYAYRAIQPPPPKICGSSNGPPISASRVKLSDGRHLAYKEHGVPKDEAKYKIAYIHGFDSYRLNTIPLSPELAEELGIYMVSFDRPGYGESDPNPKRTEKGIALDVEELADQLNLGNKFYVLGFSMGGQATWGCLKYIPHRLAGATLVAPVINYWWPGFPADLSKEAYQKQFLQDQWTLRVAHYTPFLTYWWNTQKLFPASSVASKAPGIFSAQDLELLPKIPPVDKAPIRQQGEFESLYHDLNVGFGKWEFDPMDLENPFADSEGAVHLWHGDEDLLVPVSLQRYIVGKLPWIQYHELKGAGHLFPYADGVNDAIIKSLVLGKK
- the LOC113346296 gene encoding uncharacterized protein LOC113346296 isoform X2, with product MVSFDRPGYGESDPNPKRTEKGIALDVEELADQLNLGNKFYVLGFSMGGQATWGCLKYIPHRLAGATLVAPVINYWWPGFPADLSKEAYQKQFLQDQWTLRVAHYTPFLTYWWNTQKLFPASSVASKAPGIFSAQDLELLPKIPPVDKAPIRQQGEFESLYHDLNVGFGKWEFDPMDLENPFADSEGAVHLWHGDEDLLVPVSLQRYIVGKLPWIQYHELKGAGHLFPYADGVNDAIIKSLVLGKK